Proteins encoded together in one Salvelinus fontinalis isolate EN_2023a chromosome 6, ASM2944872v1, whole genome shotgun sequence window:
- the LOC129857505 gene encoding protein rapunzel-like, protein MASPLEKVVAQKKEAIEAVMESFERGAEVLASAVGELFPLCVAAAPVLRLALDNVQSKEVFYVKEQFLAVRNKLDVLSTQLEDIDCEIKKGRLDSQYFSVEENIRNQFRKYMDILEAKPQFQEVKKRLFLEHFSKTGGEKNLYVLYDALMGTNSFGESILEVVERYEARNRRLLEDFCVRMKELFCLGLIALLGHCALTKGPDEEQETIHVWSRKIEEVELKMKACIEACVAAFPEQACLDAQRLLQEKEERNLQDTAQEVQEFLTRKYDWVSWSVRVVNHSGSSYRNWRAGDHFQHMAGQNWFEVLQVNDTNLVVSYSTSPQRVPRDCIRQLMEGPGKKGDAQAVVGVLEKQLTGFVVHAVSHHKESEATWSFPEDCHYWEKHKNVSLCIHSE, encoded by the exons ATGGCAAGTCCTCTGGAGAAGGTGGTGGCCCAGAAGAAAGAGGCCATCGAGGCTGTGATGGAGAGTTTTGAGCGAGGGGCTGAGGTGTTGGCCAGCGCAGTAGGCGAGCTATTCCCTCTCTGTGTGGCAGCCGCCCCTGTCCTACGACTAGCCCTGGACAACGTGCAGAGCAAAGAGGTCTTCTATGTCAAAGAGCAGTTCCTGGCCGTGAGGAACAAGCTGGACGTACTGTCCACCCAGCTGGAGGACATTGATTGTGAGATTAAGAAGGGCCGGCTGGATTCCCAGTACTTCTCGGTGGAGGAGAACATCAGGAACCAGTTCCGGAAGTACATGGACATTCTGGAGGCCAAGCCACAGTTTCAGGAGGTCAAGAAGAGACTGTTTCTGGAGCACTTCTCCAAGACCGGAGGGGAGAAGAACCTGTATGTGCTGTATGATGCTCTGATGGGCACCAACAGCTTTGGGGAGTCCATCTTGGAGGTGGTGGAGAG GTATGAGGCGAGGAACAGGCGCCTACTGGAGGACTTCTGTGTGAGGATGAAGGAGCTCTTCTGCCTGGGCCTGATTGCCCTGCTGGGCCACTGTGCCCTCACCAAGGGCCCCGATGAGGAGCAGGAAACCATCCACGTCTGGAGCAGAAAAATCGAGGAAGTGGAACTAAAGATGAAGGCATGCATCGAGGCCTGCGTAGCAGCCTTCCCTGAACAGGCCTGCCTTGACGCCCAGCGTCTTCTCCAGGAAAAAGAGGAACGCAATCTTCAGGACACTGCTCAGGAAGTACAGGAATTTCTCACCAGGAAGTACGACTGGGTGAGCTGGTCGGTCCGAGTGGTCAACCACTCTGGCAGCAGCTATCGGAACTGGCGTGCCGGGGACCACTTCCAACACATGGCCGGTCAGAACTGGTTTGAGGTGCTGCAGGTGAACGATACCAACCTGGTGGTTTCCTACAGCACCAGTCCCCAACGAGTGCCTCGCGACTGCATCCGGCAACTGATGGAGGGCCCGGGGAAGAAGGGTGATGCCCAGGCCGTGGTGGGGGTCCTGGAGAAGCAGCTGACGGGGTTTGTGGTGCATGCTGTTAGTCACCATAAGGAGAGCGAGGCCACCTGGAGCTTCCCTGAGGACTGCCACTACTGGGAGAAGCACAAGAACGTGTCGCTGTGCATACACTCAGAGTGA